A region from the Deltaproteobacteria bacterium genome encodes:
- a CDS encoding thioesterase family protein, with translation MPRDFQWSAPVLQADLDAFGELRSMSLLRSLQEAATRASSDAGFDTAYYDRTGGMWIIRRTQMRLESPARYGDVLDIRTWITDFRRVRSQRAYEVRSGNRLVARALSDWVFVDQRGRPRRIPPEWYATFGVAETHAATRTPFPETSPSAQAATFQRRIELHELDALRHVNNSNYTAYLEQAMLDMTEAAGCGFEAQIAAGGRLRAESHDLEYLDAALYGETIAVTTWLTHATADALEQHTHLHRGDPDRPLLQAHSRHRWIAPDDAPMPHTLRSAFRVP, from the coding sequence GTGCCTCGTGACTTCCAGTGGAGCGCGCCGGTCCTGCAGGCCGACCTCGACGCCTTTGGCGAGCTCCGCTCCATGAGCCTCCTGCGATCGCTGCAGGAAGCCGCCACCCGCGCCTCGAGCGATGCCGGATTCGATACCGCTTACTACGACCGCACGGGCGGCATGTGGATCATTCGTCGGACGCAAATGCGGCTGGAGAGCCCCGCCCGTTACGGCGATGTCCTCGACATCCGGACGTGGATCACCGACTTTCGGCGCGTCCGCTCACAACGGGCGTACGAGGTACGGAGCGGCAATCGTCTCGTCGCTCGGGCCCTTTCCGATTGGGTGTTCGTCGATCAGCGCGGACGGCCGCGACGGATCCCACCGGAATGGTACGCGACGTTCGGCGTCGCCGAGACCCACGCGGCGACACGGACTCCGTTTCCCGAGACCTCCCCCTCCGCGCAGGCCGCGACGTTTCAGCGCCGCATCGAGCTCCACGAGCTCGACGCGCTCCGGCACGTGAACAATTCGAACTACACGGCCTACCTGGAGCAAGCCATGCTGGACATGACCGAAGCCGCCGGATGCGGATTCGAGGCCCAGATCGCCGCGGGTGGACGATTGCGCGCGGAGAGCCACGACCTCGAGTATCTCGATGCCGCGCTCTACGGCGAGACGATCGCGGTCACGACCTGGCTCACCCATGCGACGGCGGACGCGCTCGAGCAACACACGCATTTGCATCGGGGCGATCCAGACCGCCCCCTGCTCCAAGCCCACAGTCGTCATCGCTGGATCGCTCCCGACGATGCGCCGATGCCGCACACGCTCCGTAGCGCATTTCGCGTCCCCTGA
- a CDS encoding carboxymuconolactone decarboxylase family protein, which translates to MARIPYPDLACVEERVRTLAAGLPPLNIFRMLPHAPTFLRGFGRLGTAILSHAALDARVRELIILRVGRRSPAPYEWQQHVPIGRACGVSDEEIAALERDDTAAPCFDEGARVMLRLTDELLAGPRASDGTLAAVRSHFSDRELCEAILTIGFYMMVARFLETTGVDLEAGGADPMMVMERIKRD; encoded by the coding sequence ATGGCTCGCATCCCGTATCCAGACCTCGCCTGCGTCGAGGAACGCGTCCGTACGCTCGCCGCCGGCTTGCCGCCCCTGAACATCTTCCGGATGTTGCCGCACGCGCCGACGTTTCTTCGTGGATTCGGTCGGCTCGGTACGGCGATTCTCTCGCACGCTGCGTTGGATGCTCGTGTTCGCGAGCTCATCATCTTACGGGTGGGACGACGGTCTCCGGCGCCGTACGAATGGCAGCAGCACGTACCGATCGGGCGAGCGTGCGGGGTGTCCGACGAGGAGATCGCGGCGCTCGAGCGCGACGACACGGCGGCGCCGTGCTTCGACGAGGGCGCGCGTGTGATGCTGCGTCTGACCGACGAACTCCTGGCGGGACCGCGTGCGAGCGACGGCACGCTCGCAGCCGTACGGAGTCATTTTTCGGATCGCGAGCTCTGCGAAGCCATCCTGACGATCGGCTTCTACATGATGGTGGCCCGCTTCCTCGAGACGACGGGCGTCGATCTGGAGGCGGGGGGAGCGGATCCGATGATGGTCATGGAGCGCATCAAGCGCGACTGA